A portion of the Hydractinia symbiolongicarpus strain clone_291-10 chromosome 10, HSymV2.1, whole genome shotgun sequence genome contains these proteins:
- the LOC130612794 gene encoding putative nuclease HARBI1, producing the protein MFFDVLPEEDWKKNFRMTKAMFTDLVDQIRIWITPDNTSPNYRALSAEKKVAVTLYYLKDTGSLSMTANTFGLHISTVSKVIRDVCNCITYKLGPKTIALPKTKEEMLEKVGEFEAKFRMTQAFGCIDGTHVQILRPSEHSQDYFSYKMYFFLNVQAVCDFRGYFMDVDCRWPGSVHDAKVFANSNIAAKLKDEIYPLLMRTSCQAEPKFQTI; encoded by the coding sequence ATGTTTTTTGATGTTCTTCCCGAGGAGGATTGGAAAAAGAACTTCAGAATGACAAAGGCTATGTTTACTGATTTAGTAGATCAAATACGCATATGGATTACTCCTGACAACACATCTCCAAATTATCGAGCCTTGTctgcagaaaaaaaagttgcagtAACGTTGTACTACTTGAAAGACACAGGATCTTTGTCAATGACAGCAAACACTTTTGGCCTGCACATATCTACGGTGTCAAAAGTCATAAGAGATGTTTGTAACTGCATAACTTACAAGCTTGGACCAAAAACCATAGCCCTGCCAAAAACGAAAGAAGAGATGCTTGAAAAAGTAGGAGAATTTGAGGCCAAATTTAGAATGACGCAAGCTTTTGGCTGCATAGATGGCACCCACGTACAAATCTTACGACCTAGTGAACATTCACAAGattatttttcttacaaaatgtatttttttcttaacgttCAGGCAGTATGCGATTTCCGTGGCTATTTCATGGATGTTGATTGTAGGTGGCCAGGCAGTGTACATGACGCGAAGGTGTTCGCCAACTCAAATATTGCTGCTAAACTTAAAGATGAGATATACCCATTACTTATGAGGACATCCTGCCAGGCCGAGCCAAAGTTCCAAACTATTTGA
- the LOC130612796 gene encoding putative uncharacterized protein DDB_G0271606, producing MRPSEKSTWQGSNEKENHHFNFDNISKDGSRHKKYTNNINCRITCGALAKFTGNLKKIILYGHLDMNNEQPEYLQQQAQQQQDLQQQQQQAQQQQQVQQQQQAQQQQQQAQQQQQAQQQQQAQQQQQAQQQQQAQQQAQQQQQQAQQQQAQQQQQQAQQQGQQQAQQQGQQQAQQQGQQPQQAQQPQQAQQPQQAQQPQQQQQQDLQQQQDLQQQPQQQPQQEQVWRNGQRYLVYHNVRRVSNIKLFSPYRTLS from the exons ATGAGGCCTTCGGAGAAATCCACCTGGCAGGGGAGCAATGAAAAAGAAAACCatcactttaattttgataacaTCAGCAAGGACGGGTCAAGacacaaaaa GTacacaaacaatataaattGTCGCATTACATGTGGCGCTCTTGCAAAGTTCacaggaaatttaaaaaaaattatactctacGGGCATCTTGACATG AATAACGAACAACCAGAATATCTACAACAACaagcacaacaacaacaagatctacaacaacaacaacaacaagcgcaacaacaacaacaagtgcaacaacaacaacaagcgcaacaacaacaacaacaagcgcaacaacaacaacaagcgcaacaacaacaacaagcgcaacaacaacaacaagcgcaacaacaacaacaagcgcaACAACAAgcgcagcaacaacaacaacaagcgcaacaacaacaagcgcaacaacaacaacaacaagcgcaACAACAAGGGCAACAACAAGCGCAACAACAAGGGCAACAACAAGCGCAACAACAAGGGCAACAACCACAACAAGCGCAACAACCACAACAAGCGCAACAACCACAACAAGCgcaacaaccacaacaacaacaacaacaagatctacaacaacaacaagatctacaacaacaaccacaacaacaaccacaGCAAGAACAAGTGTGGAGGAATGGGCAACGATACCTTGTGTATCACAACGTCCGAAGGGTAAgtaacataaaattattttctcctTACAGAACTTTATCATAA